The Synechocystis sp. PCC 6714 genome includes the window ATTAGCTTTACGATTCATTCACTTTCCCTTCCTCACCTTTCCCCTTGCCTTCTGTCTCTGGTTTCTCTCCATCGATATTCCTCCCCTAATTTATGGCGATGCCGTTAGTTTTATCACTGCGGCCCGCATCACCCTTGGCTTTGGCATTGTCTGTTTGGCGATCGCCTATGGGGTGGATTTGCGCTGGCGACGGAGTCAAGGAGATTACAGCTTTTGGCTTTATCTTTTTGGACTGATCAGTTTTTGGTTTAGCCTTTTGGCCACAGGGGAAGACACGGAATGGTACCGACTACTCTTTTGCTTAATTAATCTGGGCTTAATGGCTTTGTCAATTTTGCTCAAACGACGGCTGTTTATGGTGTTTGGCGTAATGGGGGTATTCGGTTACATCAGTTATTTAGCTTTCCAAGTTTTTGCCGATTCCATCTTGTTCCCCTTTGCCCTGTCTGCCCTTGGTTTAGCCATTATTGCCGTTGGTGTGCTTTATCAAAAACACTACCGCTCTGTGGAAGCATATTTTGACGACCTACTGCCTCCCTACTGGCGCAATTTTCTTCCCCGGGAACGTTAATTTCGCCATGGGATATTTATTTCTATCTGAAGATTCAGTTAAATTCTTAACATTCATAAACTCTTTGTCGATAGTGTTACCGCCCTTTCATCAGTCTAGGTGGTAAAACGAAGATAATTACGACAAAAAACTTGGTCTCCTCAGGCAATTATCATCCCCTTAAGCTTGTTAAATAAACAACAGAAATCCCTCAATAGCTGAGGACTGCAAATCACAGTCAGCCAACGCTTTGACTATCTTTGCCGCTGGCCTAGCGGTGTCAGTCTGCGGAGCAACCTTAAGACCCAAACAGAGTAGATCTGCGGAGGCAGGTGCTATGGAGCAGAAACCTAAATCGTGAGGTTTAGGAATTCTCTGGTTAAAGCCAGAGTGAGGATGTCAATTAGTGTCTATGTTATTGATGTAGAGTTCCTCAATTACAGCACCATAGGCACTCGAAGGATCTAATCGACGGGTAACCTAGAGCCAGGTTTTGGAGCACTGCGGCGAATCTTGGTAGAATTCAGAGGTTAGTTTCGCTGTAATCATCAATTAGAGAAATACATGGGTGGACAGACGCTCGCAGAATCTTCCCAAATTTTGCGCCAAGAGGTATTGGGAGCCCGTCGCTTCAGCAACGTTTTCTGGGCTGGAATTTCCAGCATTGGTGGTGTGGGCTTTCTTCTGGCCGGTCTTTCGAGCTACCTTGGTCAGAATCTTTTGATTGTTAGTGACACCAGTGGGATACAGTTCATTCCCCAGGGAGTCGCTCTGCTCTTCTATGGCGTAGCGGGTAGCATCGTCGCAGGTTATCTCTGGTTGACCATGGCCCTGAACGTGGGCAGTGGCTACAATGAATTCAACAAACAGTCTGGTAAGGTAACGATTTTTCGTTGGGGCTTCCCCGGCAAAAATCGCCGCATCGAATTGGTCAATGAAATTGCCGATGTCCAGGCAGTCAAAGCGGAAATCAAAGAGGGAGTCAACCCTAAACGGTCCTTATATCTCAAAGTTAAACAGCGGCGGGACATTCCCCTCACCAGGGCCGGACAACCCATTTCCCTTTCCCAGTTGGAAAATCAGGGGGCCGAGCTAGCTCGCTTTCTGGAAGTTCCCCTGGAAGGTTTGTAGGTAACTTTGGGATAAAGCCCCCACCAGCGATCACGGAGATTATCGGGAGATTAGACTTTTATGCGGATTTTAGCCAATATTAACCGAGCCACTTGGTTTGTGGGTGTTTTTTTTGTAGTCAATATTCTACTCACTGCCTGTAACCAACCTTCTGCCAATTCTTCGGCCCAACCTTCCCCTACGGAAACCGGTAGTCCAGCGGCCCAATTGGCCATGGATAATTACAAGGACTACAAACCCCGCCTGAATGGCAAAGCTACCGTGGAAATGATGGTTAACGGCAAGCCGATCATCGTTGAAGTGGATGGGGAAAATGCTCCCGTGACTGCTGGCAATTTTGTTGATTTGGTGGAACAGGGTTTCTACAACGGTTTAGTTTTCCATCGGGTGGTGGATGGCTTTGTGGCCCAGGGGGGAGACCCCAAAGGTGACGGCACGGGGGGTTATGTGGATAAAAATACCCAACGTCCCCGCAA containing:
- a CDS encoding photosystem I assembly protein Ycf4, with protein sequence MGGQTLAESSQILRQEVLGARRFSNVFWAGISSIGGVGFLLAGLSSYLGQNLLIVSDTSGIQFIPQGVALLFYGVAGSIVAGYLWLTMALNVGSGYNEFNKQSGKVTIFRWGFPGKNRRIELVNEIADVQAVKAEIKEGVNPKRSLYLKVKQRRDIPLTRAGQPISLSQLENQGAELARFLEVPLEGL
- a CDS encoding peptidylprolyl isomerase, encoding MRILANINRATWFVGVFFVVNILLTACNQPSANSSAQPSPTETGSPAAQLAMDNYKDYKPRLNGKATVEMMVNGKPIIVEVDGENAPVTAGNFVDLVEQGFYNGLVFHRVVDGFVAQGGDPKGDGTGGYVDKNTQRPRNIPLEIKIDPSVENAPEEPLYGQPVGQQGGYSSPPVVLPHKTGAVAMARSQMPDSASSQFYFTLSDETSFLDGDYAVFGYVTQGMDVVLNIKQGDKIQSAKVIEGQNNLQR